The following coding sequences lie in one Lysobacter capsici genomic window:
- a CDS encoding RNA polymerase sigma factor — protein sequence MERPKMDRGEFKAADEMFANAWRASLPELEARARRFAEGQRDRAEELLANTAIKALLFMRRSPQTITDPCGFLFVVLRHVFLDSVRRRGRDREVFDRHRDIDNDSNGFAHDGLSALQKLELDQQLGRVVNAVARLSRDQRRLFAYRFIDDLPYPVIAEKLHINQPLARKRVELLRNRIKSAMARD from the coding sequence ATGGAACGTCCCAAGATGGATCGCGGCGAGTTCAAGGCGGCCGATGAAATGTTCGCCAACGCGTGGCGGGCCAGCCTGCCGGAACTGGAAGCGCGCGCGCGCCGTTTCGCCGAAGGCCAGCGCGATCGCGCCGAGGAATTGCTGGCCAATACCGCGATCAAGGCCTTGCTGTTCATGCGCCGCTCGCCGCAGACCATCACCGACCCGTGCGGGTTCTTGTTCGTGGTGCTTCGGCACGTGTTTCTCGACAGCGTGCGCCGGCGCGGACGCGACCGCGAGGTGTTCGACCGTCATCGCGACATCGACAACGACAGCAACGGTTTCGCCCACGACGGCCTGTCGGCCTTGCAGAAGCTGGAACTGGACCAGCAGCTCGGCCGCGTGGTCAACGCGGTCGCGCGCCTGAGCCGCGATCAGCGCCGCCTGTTCGCTTATCGCTTCATCGACGACCTGCCGTACCCGGTGATCGCCGAGAAGCTGCACATCAACCAGCCGCTCGCGCGCAAGCGCGTGGAGCTGCTGCGCAACCGGATCAAGTCGGCGATGGCGCGCGACTGA
- a CDS encoding RebB family R body protein encodes MADTPVNSQITDAVTQTNVKVVAEAPAQAIASLYQVSSHSTGLALQNAVHSQQVLNQISSAVVSKAVQMIMAVGDKP; translated from the coding sequence ATGGCCGACACACCCGTCAACTCGCAGATCACCGACGCCGTCACACAGACCAACGTCAAGGTGGTCGCTGAAGCGCCCGCGCAGGCCATCGCCTCGCTGTACCAGGTATCGAGCCACTCCACCGGACTGGCGCTGCAGAACGCGGTCCACAGTCAGCAGGTGCTCAACCAGATTTCCAGCGCGGTGGTGTCCAAGGCGGTGCAGATGATCATGGCGGTCGGTGACAAGCCATGA
- a CDS encoding antibiotic biosynthesis monooxygenase family protein, which yields MSTSAFADLPAPPYYAVIFSSQRSAHDDAGYEHAATRMVELVRQQPGFLGFESTRGADGFGITVAYFDSEHAIRAWREHAEHTVARELGHRLWYQRFEQRVAIVQRAYGGPRRERPDGDE from the coding sequence ATGTCCACCTCCGCCTTCGCCGACCTGCCCGCGCCGCCGTACTACGCGGTGATCTTCTCCTCGCAACGCAGCGCGCACGACGATGCCGGCTACGAGCACGCGGCGACGCGCATGGTCGAACTGGTGCGGCAACAGCCCGGGTTCCTGGGTTTCGAATCGACCCGCGGCGCCGACGGCTTCGGGATCACCGTCGCCTATTTCGACAGCGAACACGCGATCCGCGCGTGGCGCGAGCACGCCGAGCACACGGTCGCGCGCGAGCTGGGGCATCGGCTGTGGTACCAGCGCTTCGAGCAACGCGTGGCGATCGTGCAACGCGCCTATGGCGGGCCGCGGCGCGAGCGCCCCGACGGCGACGAGTGA
- a CDS encoding ABC transporter permease, with amino-acid sequence MGRTLSMAWRQLRRDLKAGDVRILLAALILAVLAVTAVGFVTDRAERALAIEANRLLGGDAVIRADQPIQGKLREAASVPQLRHAEATELQTMIRVGERLQLGDLRALGAGFPLRGSFRIIDRAGAAERDAPGVPAPRTVWMSQAGADTLGAQVGQEIALGDARLRLAALVTQEPDASLDYFNIAPKVFLNLSDLPATGLIQPGSRIRYRMVVAGPANAVERFVADAKPALGRGQRLETIADARPEVRSALDRAGRFLGLAALVSVVLAAVAVAMAARRHSERHLSGTAVMRCLGASQRTLVGIHVGELVLLGLIASAIGVALAFGLQWAIGGWLEQSLKMSIPAAGLMPAVQGFGVGLVVLLAFGAPPVLALRRVPALRVLRRDLDPTEPSAWLVAVAGLIGLGALLWWKAGSVTLGLTMLAGITATLAVLALLALLMIVLVRRLRSRLRGSLRYGLANVSRRAGTSIAQVSALGLGLMALLLVTFVRTDLLDRWQLALAADAPNRFIINVQPDQLKDVRGFIAEQKLPAPTLFPMIRARLVSYNGKPVTGESYVERGDRAKQLAEREFNLSVADTLRSDNKLVDGQFWAPRKLAQPEVSVEEGFAETLGWKLGDTVGFDIAGQSFKARITSLRKVDWESFKPNFFVIASTESMDGYPASYITAISVPPQQTRFTSQLVERFPNLSVIDVEAVLKQVRSTADQVSTVVEVVFYFSLVAGVLVLMAAVSASQDERLLEGGVMRVLGGSRRQLRLAQASEFAAIGLLSGLTAAIAASVLAGVVAVQVFDLPWEFDWRMAAAGGGAGVLAALAAGMFATRKVLDAPPSVTLRELQG; translated from the coding sequence ATGGGCCGCACTCTCTCGATGGCATGGCGGCAATTGCGCCGCGATCTCAAGGCCGGCGACGTCCGCATCCTGCTCGCGGCGCTGATCCTCGCGGTGCTCGCGGTGACCGCGGTCGGTTTCGTCACCGATCGCGCCGAGCGTGCGCTGGCGATCGAAGCCAATCGCTTGCTCGGCGGCGATGCGGTGATCCGCGCCGATCAGCCGATCCAGGGCAAGCTGCGCGAGGCCGCGTCGGTGCCGCAACTGCGCCACGCCGAAGCGACCGAACTGCAGACCATGATCCGGGTCGGCGAGCGCTTGCAGCTCGGCGATCTGCGCGCGCTCGGCGCGGGCTTTCCGCTGCGCGGGAGCTTTCGCATCATCGATCGCGCGGGCGCGGCCGAACGCGATGCGCCCGGCGTGCCTGCGCCGCGCACGGTGTGGATGAGCCAGGCCGGTGCCGACACGCTCGGCGCGCAGGTCGGGCAGGAGATCGCGCTGGGCGATGCGCGCCTGCGCCTGGCCGCGCTGGTGACACAGGAACCCGATGCGTCGCTGGATTACTTCAACATCGCGCCGAAGGTGTTCCTCAATCTGTCGGATCTGCCGGCGACCGGCCTGATCCAGCCCGGCAGCCGTATCCGCTATCGCATGGTCGTCGCCGGTCCGGCCAATGCGGTCGAACGTTTCGTCGCCGACGCCAAGCCCGCGCTCGGTCGCGGTCAGCGTCTGGAAACCATCGCCGATGCGCGCCCGGAAGTGCGCTCGGCGCTCGATCGCGCCGGCCGTTTCCTCGGCCTGGCCGCGCTGGTGTCGGTGGTGCTCGCCGCGGTCGCGGTGGCGATGGCCGCGCGCCGTCACAGCGAGCGGCATCTGTCCGGCACCGCGGTCATGCGTTGCCTCGGCGCGAGTCAGCGCACCCTGGTCGGCATCCATGTCGGCGAACTGGTCTTGCTCGGTCTGATCGCGAGCGCGATCGGCGTCGCGCTCGCGTTCGGGCTGCAATGGGCGATCGGCGGCTGGCTGGAACAGTCCTTGAAGATGTCGATTCCGGCCGCCGGTTTGATGCCGGCGGTGCAGGGCTTCGGCGTCGGTCTGGTCGTGCTGCTCGCGTTCGGCGCGCCGCCGGTGCTCGCCTTGCGCCGGGTGCCGGCGCTGCGCGTGCTGCGCCGGGATCTCGATCCGACCGAGCCCAGCGCGTGGTTGGTGGCCGTGGCCGGTCTGATCGGCCTGGGCGCACTGCTGTGGTGGAAAGCCGGTTCGGTCACGCTCGGCTTGACCATGCTGGCCGGCATCACCGCTACCCTGGCGGTGCTCGCGCTGCTGGCCTTGCTGATGATCGTGCTGGTGCGGCGTCTGCGTTCGCGCCTGCGCGGCAGCCTGCGTTACGGTCTGGCCAACGTCAGCCGTCGCGCCGGCACCAGCATCGCCCAGGTCTCGGCGCTGGGTCTGGGTTTGATGGCCTTGTTGCTGGTGACCTTCGTGCGCACCGATCTGCTCGATCGCTGGCAACTGGCGCTGGCCGCCGATGCGCCGAACCGTTTCATCATCAACGTGCAGCCCGATCAGCTCAAGGACGTGCGCGGTTTCATCGCCGAGCAGAAACTGCCCGCGCCGACCTTGTTCCCGATGATCCGCGCGCGCCTGGTGTCGTACAACGGCAAGCCGGTGACCGGCGAGAGCTACGTCGAGCGCGGCGATCGCGCCAAGCAACTGGCCGAGCGCGAGTTCAATCTGTCGGTGGCCGACACGCTGCGTTCGGACAACAAGCTGGTCGACGGTCAGTTCTGGGCGCCGCGAAAACTCGCCCAGCCCGAAGTGTCGGTCGAAGAAGGGTTCGCCGAGACCCTTGGCTGGAAGCTCGGCGACACGGTTGGTTTCGATATCGCCGGGCAAAGCTTCAAGGCCAGGATCACCAGCCTGCGCAAGGTCGATTGGGAGAGCTTCAAACCGAATTTCTTCGTGATCGCCTCCACCGAATCGATGGACGGCTATCCGGCCAGCTACATCACCGCGATCAGCGTGCCGCCGCAGCAGACCCGCTTCACCTCGCAATTGGTCGAGCGCTTCCCGAATCTGTCGGTGATCGATGTCGAGGCGGTGCTCAAGCAGGTGCGCAGTACCGCCGATCAGGTTTCGACCGTGGTCGAGGTGGTGTTCTATTTCTCGCTGGTCGCCGGCGTGCTGGTGTTGATGGCGGCGGTGAGCGCCAGCCAGGACGAACGCCTGCTCGAAGGCGGGGTGATGCGCGTGCTCGGCGGCAGCCGTCGGCAGTTGCGCTTGGCGCAGGCCTCGGAATTCGCCGCGATCGGTTTGTTGTCCGGGCTCACTGCGGCGATTGCCGCGTCGGTGCTGGCCGGCGTGGTCGCGGTGCAGGTGTTCGACCTGCCGTGGGAGTTCGATTGGCGCATGGCCGCGGCTGGCGGCGGCGCGGGTGTGCTGGCGGCGTTGGCGGCGGGCATGTTCGCCACGCGCAAGGTGCTGGATGCGCCACCTTCGGTGACGTTGCGTGAGTTGCAGGGGTGA
- a CDS encoding cysteine hydrolase family protein — translation MAGRGASAPTATSERLVDMRHPGSSPRSVGPALRAPHASPQPNQRNRQLPMIDPQRAALIPIDVQRGFDYPPWGPRNNPQMEANGQRLLHAWRARGLPLIHVRHDSVIDASTLHPSHPGHAFRPGFEPLAGETVIGKSVNAAFIGTDLDLRLRRRGIDTIVLFGISTDMCVSTTARVASNLGYRTLVIADACFCFDLVDADGSVIAADAVSRAHLATLRAEFAEVMNVDDIVAMIAA, via the coding sequence ATGGCGGGCCGCGGCGCGAGCGCCCCGACGGCGACGAGTGAACGGCTCGTCGACATGCGCCATCCCGGATCGTCGCCTCGATCCGTCGGGCCAGCCCTCCGCGCACCCCACGCATCGCCTCAACCCAATCAACGCAACAGGCAACTACCCATGATCGATCCGCAGCGCGCCGCCCTGATTCCCATCGACGTACAACGCGGCTTCGACTATCCGCCGTGGGGTCCGCGCAACAACCCGCAGATGGAAGCCAACGGCCAGCGCCTGCTGCATGCCTGGCGCGCGCGCGGCCTGCCGCTGATCCACGTGCGCCACGACTCCGTCATCGACGCATCGACCCTGCATCCCTCGCATCCGGGCCATGCGTTTCGCCCCGGCTTCGAGCCGCTCGCCGGCGAAACGGTGATCGGCAAGTCGGTCAACGCCGCCTTCATCGGCACCGACCTCGACTTGCGCCTGCGTCGCCGCGGCATCGACACAATCGTGCTGTTCGGCATCAGCACCGACATGTGCGTGTCGACTACCGCGCGCGTCGCCAGCAACCTGGGTTATCGCACGCTGGTGATCGCCGATGCGTGTTTCTGTTTCGACCTGGTCGACGCCGATGGCTCGGTGATCGCGGCCGATGCGGTGAGTCGCGCGCATCTGGCCACGTTGCGGGCGGAGTTCGCCGAGGTGATGAATGTCGACGACATCGTCGCAATGATCGCAGCTTGA
- a CDS encoding arylesterase translates to MLASALLLSALAPLQAQPAAASKAAARPAAAAATKAARTVLFMGDSLSAGYGLAASEGWVSLTAERIAKTKPGWRVVNASISGETTAGGASRIAGELQRNRPAVVVIELGANDGLRGLQLAQSRANLERMIQAAQAAKAQVLLVGMRMPPNLGKEYTQGFERNYRELSQKYATQLLPFLLEPVAMDRAAFQADNLHPIASAQPKLRDHVWTKLGPMLK, encoded by the coding sequence TTGCTCGCTTCGGCCCTGCTGCTGAGCGCTCTGGCCCCCTTGCAGGCGCAGCCCGCCGCGGCCTCGAAGGCCGCTGCCCGGCCCGCCGCGGCGGCGGCGACCAAGGCCGCGCGCACGGTGTTGTTCATGGGCGATTCGCTTTCGGCCGGTTACGGCCTGGCCGCGTCCGAAGGCTGGGTGTCGCTGACCGCCGAGCGCATCGCCAAGACCAAGCCGGGCTGGCGCGTGGTCAACGCCAGCATCAGCGGCGAAACCACCGCCGGCGGCGCCTCGCGCATCGCCGGCGAATTGCAGCGCAACCGGCCCGCGGTGGTGGTGATCGAACTGGGCGCAAACGACGGCCTGCGCGGCCTGCAACTGGCGCAGAGCCGGGCGAACCTGGAACGCATGATCCAGGCCGCCCAGGCGGCGAAGGCGCAGGTGCTGCTGGTCGGCATGCGCATGCCGCCTAACCTTGGCAAGGAGTACACGCAGGGCTTCGAGCGCAACTACCGCGAACTGTCGCAGAAGTACGCCACGCAGTTGCTGCCGTTCCTGCTCGAACCGGTGGCGATGGACCGCGCCGCGTTCCAGGCCGATAACCTGCATCCTATCGCCAGCGCGCAGCCCAAGCTGCGCGATCACGTGTGGACGAAGCTTGGGCCGATGTTGAAGTGA
- a CDS encoding Lrp/AsnC family transcriptional regulator: MKTLDEVDRKLIALLQDNARLSTVALAKAVALSRSSVQERLQRLEASGVIAQYTVRLGSGGDPLRAWLLLRYGEGFSCDDVVPLLVELTQVRLVHSVAGETDLMVLVETRTPSELADLREQVAAMKGVDDVTTIPVLRTALDRL, from the coding sequence ATGAAGACCCTGGACGAAGTGGACCGCAAGCTGATCGCGCTGCTGCAGGACAACGCGCGGCTGTCGACGGTGGCGCTGGCCAAGGCGGTGGCGTTGTCGCGCAGCAGCGTGCAGGAGCGGCTGCAACGGCTGGAAGCGAGCGGGGTGATCGCGCAGTACACGGTGCGTCTGGGCAGCGGCGGCGATCCGCTGCGGGCGTGGTTGCTGCTGCGTTACGGCGAGGGCTTCAGCTGCGACGACGTGGTGCCGTTGCTGGTCGAGCTGACCCAGGTACGGCTGGTCCACAGCGTGGCCGGCGAGACCGACCTGATGGTGCTGGTGGAGACGCGCACGCCGAGCGAACTGGCCGATCTGCGCGAACAGGTCGCGGCGATGAAGGGCGTGGACGACGTGACCACGATTCCGGTGCTGCGCACGGCGCTGGATCGTTTGTAG
- a CDS encoding ABC transporter ATP-binding protein, with translation MADSIVKDHDEPQAEALRTKSRVAMLEVEGLGKHVPLPSGELVILDGVGFSIAKGDTVAIVGASGSGKSTLLSLMAGLDSPSTGTVKLDGDTISALDEDGRARVRSEKVGFVFQSFQLLPSLTALENVMLPLELRGDRDAQAPAKAILSKVGLGQRLDHYPRQLSGGEQQRVALARAFVTRPSLLFADEPTGNLDTHTGQAIIELLFELNADAGTTLVLVTHDEHLAERCHRRIRLDSGRLVQG, from the coding sequence ATGGCCGACAGCATCGTGAAAGACCACGATGAACCGCAGGCTGAAGCGCTGCGCACAAAATCGCGGGTGGCGATGCTCGAAGTCGAGGGCCTGGGCAAGCATGTGCCCTTGCCGTCGGGCGAGCTCGTCATCCTCGATGGGGTCGGTTTTTCGATCGCCAAGGGCGACACCGTCGCCATCGTCGGCGCTTCGGGCTCGGGCAAGAGCACCTTGCTGTCGCTGATGGCGGGCCTGGATTCGCCGAGCACCGGCACGGTCAAGCTCGACGGCGACACCATCTCCGCGCTCGACGAAGACGGCCGCGCGCGCGTGCGCAGCGAGAAAGTCGGCTTCGTGTTCCAGAGCTTCCAACTGCTGCCGTCGCTGACCGCGCTGGAAAACGTGATGCTGCCGCTGGAACTGCGCGGCGATCGCGATGCGCAGGCGCCGGCGAAGGCGATCCTGAGTAAGGTGGGCCTGGGCCAACGCCTAGATCACTACCCGCGCCAACTGTCGGGCGGCGAACAACAACGCGTCGCGCTGGCGCGCGCGTTCGTGACCCGGCCGTCGCTGCTGTTCGCCGACGAACCCACCGGCAACCTCGACACTCACACCGGTCAGGCGATCATCGAACTGCTGTTCGAACTCAACGCCGACGCCGGCACGACGCTGGTGCTGGTGACCCACGACGAACATCTCGCCGAACGTTGCCATCGCCGCATCCGCCTCGACAGCGGCCGCCTGGTGCAGGGCTGA
- a CDS encoding Crp/Fnr family transcriptional regulator: MCLTLDDSIAVRRRRWGLDRCGLLRGLPSTLLDHVARHCTELNLEEGDALFFKNDSSDFLAFVVHGRIYKLLYGPDGQELIVDTIESGETVDEMPLLDTHAHTFTAVAYSPTRVLLLSRRHFASLIADPVVIERAHTSLCVRLRQAVESLETMCLHRLESRLARYLLSLMRSQSRQRGDDFEVALPPTQSILAAMVNASRPKLNAQLQTWHRSGLVSRKRNILRINDIDQFRCKAYLGRDAQRPNLRARSAVARPNA, from the coding sequence ATGTGCCTGACACTCGACGACAGCATCGCGGTACGCCGGCGCCGTTGGGGCCTGGACCGCTGCGGCCTGCTGCGCGGCCTGCCGTCCACGTTGCTCGATCACGTCGCGCGCCACTGCACCGAATTGAATCTGGAAGAAGGCGATGCGCTGTTCTTCAAGAACGATTCCAGCGACTTCCTCGCCTTCGTCGTGCACGGCCGCATCTACAAGCTGCTGTACGGCCCGGACGGCCAGGAACTGATCGTCGACACCATCGAAAGCGGCGAGACGGTCGACGAAATGCCGCTGCTCGACACCCATGCGCATACCTTCACCGCCGTGGCCTACAGCCCGACCCGGGTGTTGTTGCTGTCGCGCCGGCATTTCGCCAGCCTGATCGCCGATCCGGTGGTGATCGAACGCGCGCACACCTCGCTGTGCGTGCGCCTGCGCCAGGCGGTGGAGAGCCTGGAGACCATGTGCCTGCATCGCCTGGAATCGCGCCTGGCGCGTTATCTGCTGTCGTTGATGCGTTCGCAATCGCGTCAGCGCGGCGACGATTTCGAAGTCGCCCTGCCGCCGACCCAGAGCATCCTCGCGGCCATGGTCAACGCCAGCCGGCCGAAATTGAACGCGCAGTTGCAGACCTGGCATCGCAGCGGTCTGGTGAGCCGCAAGCGCAACATCCTGCGCATCAACGACATCGATCAGTTCCGCTGCAAGGCCTACCTGGGGCGCGATGCGCAGCGGCCCAACCTGCGCGCGCGCTCGGCGGTGGCCCGGCCTAATGCCTGA
- a CDS encoding polysaccharide deacetylase family protein — protein sequence MRPPTPSPRPPGRLLAPLLASVLLAAQPLGTAIATPDAHTHADREKTTPDRRIVMTVDDLPWVQLPGISTAQALPGHRRLVAAIKRAGIPAIGFVNEGKLEHDGKLQADRLAMLSDWLDAGATLGNHTYAHADLHAVGLPAYQDDILRGERQLRPLLQAREQQPHWFRHPYLRAGRSAQDKAALERFLSEHDYRIAPVTVDNSDWIWAGAYLHATDAKDAGKLKARLRRDYIAYMGAKIDYYEQQSIDLLGYNLPQIWLIHANALNADTYADLVAMVQKRGYRFIGLDEAMRDPAYRRADAYTGPAGPSWIHRWAIGEKKPRSFFGDEPEVPAWVMTLADLESE from the coding sequence ATGCGCCCGCCCACCCCGTCCCCTCGCCCGCCCGGTCGCCTGCTGGCGCCGCTGCTGGCCTCCGTATTGCTCGCCGCGCAGCCGCTGGGCACCGCGATCGCAACCCCTGATGCCCACACGCATGCGGATCGGGAGAAGACCACGCCCGATCGCCGCATCGTCATGACCGTCGACGACCTGCCCTGGGTGCAGTTGCCGGGCATCAGCACCGCGCAGGCGCTGCCCGGCCATCGCCGCCTGGTCGCGGCGATCAAGCGCGCCGGCATTCCCGCGATCGGCTTCGTCAACGAAGGCAAGCTCGAACACGACGGCAAGCTGCAGGCCGACCGCCTGGCGATGCTGAGCGACTGGCTCGATGCCGGCGCCACCCTGGGCAATCACACCTACGCTCACGCCGACCTGCACGCGGTCGGCCTGCCGGCCTATCAGGACGACATCCTGCGCGGCGAACGGCAACTGCGGCCGCTGCTGCAGGCGCGCGAACAACAACCGCACTGGTTCCGCCATCCCTACCTGCGCGCCGGCCGCAGCGCGCAGGACAAGGCCGCGCTGGAACGCTTCCTGAGCGAACACGACTACCGCATCGCGCCGGTCACGGTCGACAACTCCGACTGGATCTGGGCGGGCGCGTACCTGCATGCGACCGACGCCAAGGACGCCGGCAAGCTCAAGGCCCGGCTGCGCCGCGACTACATCGCCTACATGGGCGCGAAAATCGACTACTACGAACAGCAGTCGATCGACCTGCTCGGCTACAACCTGCCGCAGATCTGGCTGATCCACGCCAACGCGCTCAACGCCGACACTTACGCCGACTTAGTCGCGATGGTGCAAAAGCGCGGCTATCGCTTCATCGGCCTGGACGAAGCCATGCGCGATCCGGCCTACCGACGCGCCGACGCCTACACCGGCCCGGCCGGACCGAGCTGGATTCACCGCTGGGCGATCGGCGAGAAGAAGCCGAGGAGTTTCTTCGGCGACGAGCCCGAAGTGCCGGCCTGGGTGATGACGCTGGCCGATCTGGAATCCGAATAG
- a CDS encoding RebB family R body protein — translation MAYPTAVNNQITDAVTQSNVKVIAEGPAFAMGSIFQASAHSTGILFENSIASQQQQNTLALAATNQGVMQIYSVDTTAAAGATEKIGQTGVSDNLTSLMTVLKSFKSPPNPYGP, via the coding sequence ATGGCATATCCCACCGCCGTCAACAACCAGATCACCGACGCCGTCACCCAGTCCAACGTCAAGGTCATCGCCGAAGGTCCGGCCTTCGCGATGGGTTCGATCTTCCAGGCTTCGGCGCACTCCACCGGCATCCTGTTCGAGAACTCGATCGCCTCGCAGCAGCAGCAGAACACGCTGGCGCTGGCCGCGACCAACCAGGGCGTGATGCAGATCTACAGCGTCGACACCACCGCCGCCGCGGGCGCCACCGAAAAGATCGGCCAGACCGGCGTGTCCGACAACCTGACCAGCCTGATGACCGTGCTGAAGTCGTTCAAGTCGCCTCCCAATCCGTACGGCCCGTAA
- a CDS encoding RebB family R body protein, with protein MAFPTAVNDQITDAVTQSNVKVIGEAPAFAMGSIYQSMAHSTGILFENAVSAQQQQNTLAQAAANQGVMQIYSLDTTAAAGATEKVAQTGVSDNLTSLLTVLQAFKP; from the coding sequence ATGGCATTCCCTACCGCTGTCAATGACCAGATCACCGATGCCGTCACCCAGTCCAACGTCAAGGTCATCGGCGAAGCGCCGGCCTTTGCGATGGGTTCGATCTACCAGTCGATGGCGCACTCCACCGGCATCCTGTTCGAGAACGCCGTGTCCGCGCAGCAGCAGCAGAACACGCTGGCGCAGGCCGCGGCCAACCAGGGCGTGATGCAGATCTACAGCCTCGACACCACCGCTGCGGCCGGCGCCACCGAGAAGGTCGCCCAGACCGGTGTGTCCGACAACCTCACCAGCCTGCTGACCGTGCTGCAGGCGTTCAAGCCCTGA
- a CDS encoding RNA polymerase sigma factor, which produces MNDDRSLVAAVLAQTPGAFERLVREYQGLCWHIIQRMVRHPDDTRELCQEAFLRVHQCLHQYRHESALKSWIGQVAYSVAKRHLERKRIPIVEVADDEDALSPLDLVSDGFDLEAACADEEVAAGLHAEIEALPPLQRTLLTLYHLEEVPIGEIAAMTGLAEGTIKSHLFRTRARLRQRLEARLGEFA; this is translated from the coding sequence ATGAACGACGACCGCAGCCTGGTCGCTGCCGTGCTCGCCCAGACGCCGGGCGCTTTCGAGCGCCTGGTCCGCGAGTACCAAGGGCTGTGCTGGCACATCATCCAGCGCATGGTCCGCCACCCCGACGACACCCGCGAGCTGTGTCAGGAAGCGTTCCTGCGCGTCCATCAGTGCCTGCACCAGTACCGCCACGAAAGCGCGCTCAAGTCGTGGATCGGCCAGGTCGCCTACTCGGTGGCCAAGCGCCATCTGGAGCGCAAGCGCATTCCGATCGTGGAAGTGGCCGACGACGAGGACGCGCTGTCGCCGCTGGACCTGGTCAGCGACGGCTTCGACCTGGAGGCGGCCTGCGCCGACGAGGAAGTCGCCGCCGGCCTGCACGCCGAGATCGAGGCGCTGCCGCCGTTGCAGCGCACGCTGCTGACCCTGTATCACCTGGAAGAAGTACCCATCGGCGAGATCGCCGCCATGACCGGCCTGGCCGAAGGTACGATCAAGAGCCACCTGTTCCGAACCCGGGCGCGACTGCGTCAGCGCCTGGAAGCCCGGCTGGGAGAATTCGCATGA
- a CDS encoding DUF6249 domain-containing protein, translating to MPGILVPITLFVCIVFAIKIVVEARFRNKLLSTGGAEELLRSMARDEDIRRRHGALRWGIVMVLLAVGFGIIEGAGWDDATPGTIAVLLGAVGLGNLAYYFISRKLD from the coding sequence ATGCCTGGAATCCTTGTCCCCATCACCCTGTTCGTCTGCATCGTCTTCGCGATCAAGATCGTCGTCGAGGCGCGTTTCCGCAACAAACTGCTGTCCACCGGCGGCGCCGAAGAGCTGTTGCGCTCGATGGCCCGCGACGAAGACATCCGCCGCCGCCACGGCGCGTTGCGCTGGGGCATCGTCATGGTCCTGCTCGCGGTCGGCTTCGGCATCATCGAAGGCGCCGGCTGGGACGATGCGACCCCCGGCACGATCGCGGTGCTGCTCGGCGCGGTGGGGCTCGGCAATCTGGCCTACTACTTCATCTCGCGCAAGCTGGACTGA